In Geminocystis sp. NIES-3709, a single genomic region encodes these proteins:
- a CDS encoding D-alanyl-D-alanine carboxypeptidase family protein: MDEIPVALREANKTVKSSSIVTNKIGIIIVSGIIVLLAGIFFFFNRNSQPMPQPVENVNNTPPVVENENELPTESNPEEILPDNILGHLPYEQAPQSDLKPITRDGGIQLRGKAADKFLQMQTDARRQGIILAPISGFRSIKDQEYLFFKVKEQRKQPTSKRAEVSAPPGYSEHHTGYAIDIGDGNAPATNLNTNFEQTSAYKWLSQNAAKYSFELSFTPDNLQGISYEPWHWRFVGDTHSLETFYKARQLTTNLQPSSDNKN, encoded by the coding sequence ATGGATGAAATTCCAGTTGCTTTAAGGGAAGCTAACAAAACTGTCAAATCAAGTTCGATCGTTACAAATAAGATTGGTATTATTATAGTAAGCGGTATTATTGTTCTATTGGCAGGAATTTTTTTCTTTTTCAATCGTAATTCTCAACCAATGCCTCAACCAGTGGAAAATGTTAACAATACTCCTCCTGTGGTAGAAAATGAAAATGAGTTACCAACGGAATCTAATCCGGAGGAAATCTTACCAGATAACATTCTAGGGCATTTACCTTACGAACAAGCTCCCCAAAGTGACTTAAAACCGATAACTCGTGATGGTGGTATTCAGTTAAGAGGAAAAGCCGCCGATAAATTTTTACAAATGCAAACAGACGCTAGGAGGCAAGGTATTATTTTAGCCCCTATTTCAGGATTTCGATCGATCAAAGATCAAGAATATCTTTTTTTTAAAGTAAAAGAGCAACGAAAACAACCTACCTCAAAAAGAGCTGAAGTTAGTGCCCCTCCGGGTTATAGTGAACATCATACAGGATATGCGATCGATATTGGAGACGGCAACGCACCAGCAACAAACTTAAATACTAATTTTGAGCAAACCTCTGCCTATAAATGGTTAAGTCAAAATGCCGCTAAATATAGTTTTGAGCTATCCTTTACTCCTGACAATTTGCAAGGTATTAGTTATGAGCCTTGGCATTGGCGTTTTGTCGGTGATACTCATAGTTTAGAAACTTTTTATAAAGCTCGTCAACTTACCACTAACTTACAACCAAGTTCTGACAATAAAAATTAA
- a CDS encoding TldD/PmbA family protein, translated as MLDYRNLLSDLINRYRHRVDFLSIRLEKGEGSNIVIKNNQTESLSEGISLGGQIRACYKGGWGFATFNDLTQLPLRIEDAITSALLIGDDETILAPVDPVQISCQLPLTGTNPRLISLGDKKRLCDRYNRILSQVDEKVTSSLVSYSDSQQTILLATSEGTMIEQSWIDCEMRFSAIAKNGKSVQTGRETTGTRKGYEDLTNLDNIVANASKRAVNALKYPSVNGGTYTVVIDPILTGLFVHEAFGHLSEADMAYENPDLLEVMSIGRKFGGEYLQIFDGAMVEGHRGSYYYDDEGTPATTTQLIKDGVLVGRLHSRETAGKLGEKPTGNARCLNYHYPPIVRMTNTWIARGKTPVPDLFTNIKEGVYATNWIGGMTNGEMFTFTAGEAWMIRDGKIAEPVKNVTLSGNVFKTLANIESIGDDFYWDESGGCGKGGQSGLPVGCGGPSLRIKDVVIGGE; from the coding sequence ATGCTAGATTATCGTAATTTACTATCCGATTTAATTAACCGTTATCGTCACCGAGTTGATTTCTTAAGTATTCGTCTTGAAAAAGGAGAAGGTAGCAATATTGTTATCAAAAATAATCAAACAGAAAGCCTGAGTGAAGGAATATCTTTAGGTGGACAAATTCGTGCGTGTTATAAAGGGGGTTGGGGTTTTGCTACTTTCAATGACTTAACTCAACTACCTCTGAGAATTGAGGATGCCATTACTTCAGCCTTGCTAATTGGAGATGACGAGACTATTTTAGCACCTGTTGATCCTGTTCAAATCTCTTGTCAATTGCCTTTAACCGGTACAAATCCTCGTTTAATCTCTCTTGGTGACAAAAAAAGACTATGCGATCGATATAACCGTATTTTAAGCCAAGTTGATGAAAAAGTTACCAGCAGTTTAGTTAGTTATAGTGACAGTCAACAAACTATTCTTCTCGCCACTTCTGAAGGTACGATGATTGAGCAATCGTGGATTGACTGTGAAATGCGATTTAGTGCGATCGCCAAAAATGGGAAATCTGTGCAAACAGGAAGAGAAACCACAGGCACAAGAAAAGGTTATGAAGACTTAACCAACCTTGATAATATCGTTGCAAATGCTTCAAAAAGAGCCGTTAATGCCCTAAAATACCCTTCTGTCAATGGGGGTACATATACGGTAGTAATTGACCCTATTTTAACAGGTTTATTTGTTCATGAAGCCTTCGGTCACTTGTCTGAAGCTGATATGGCTTACGAAAACCCCGACTTACTAGAAGTAATGAGTATAGGACGTAAGTTTGGGGGAGAATATTTACAAATTTTTGATGGTGCAATGGTAGAAGGTCATCGAGGCAGTTATTATTATGATGATGAAGGTACACCAGCTACCACCACTCAGTTAATTAAGGATGGTGTTTTAGTGGGAAGACTTCACTCAAGGGAAACTGCGGGAAAATTAGGTGAAAAACCCACTGGTAATGCTAGATGTTTAAACTATCACTACCCACCGATCGTGCGTATGACTAACACATGGATAGCCAGAGGAAAAACTCCTGTACCAGATTTATTTACGAATATCAAGGAAGGAGTTTATGCGACTAACTGGATTGGAGGTATGACAAACGGAGAAATGTTTACTTTTACCGCCGGGGAAGCATGGATGATTCGAGATGGTAAAATTGCTGAACCCGTCAAAAATGTTACTTTATCAGGTAATGTTTTTAAAACTCTAGCAAATATAGAGTCGATCGGGGATGATTTTTATTGGGATGAATCTGGAGGTTGTGGTAAAGGAGGACAAAGTGGCTTACCGGTGGGCTGTGGTGGCCCTAGTTTGCGTATTAAAGATGTCGTTATTGGTGGCGAATAA
- the urtB gene encoding urea ABC transporter permease subunit UrtB encodes MLPLIEGFLNGISIGSVLLIAALGLAIVFGLMGVINLAHGELMMLGAYTTFVVQNIFKPLGEPWFNFYIIVAIPVAFIVAAIAGIILERGVIRFLYGRPLETLLATWGVSLILRQLVRSVNWSMTIGIVVFSLLFFGGMWFLSRQGNWEQIRAKFIAITLPLASAIAIITGILINSSKNQALTKAWFSARNVDVTAPAWLRGGIPLGAFQFPMARVFIIVLTILCIVGVYWFLNGSDWGLKIRAVTQNRTMSSCLGIPTATVDALTFALGSGLAGIAGVAISLLGSVGPNTGQNYIVDAFMVVVVGGVGNLLGTIIAALSIGTISYIVGSGSIGLVLMSQNVGSSFMEIINFFANTSMAKVLVFIMIITFLQIKPSGIFPQKGRTAEL; translated from the coding sequence ATGTTACCTCTGATAGAAGGATTTTTAAATGGTATAAGCATTGGTTCAGTTCTATTAATTGCCGCCCTAGGATTAGCCATCGTTTTTGGTTTGATGGGAGTAATTAATTTAGCACACGGTGAATTGATGATGTTAGGTGCTTATACAACTTTTGTTGTGCAAAATATTTTTAAGCCTTTGGGTGAACCTTGGTTTAATTTTTATATTATTGTCGCTATTCCTGTGGCTTTTATAGTAGCGGCGATCGCAGGGATAATTTTAGAACGAGGTGTAATTCGTTTTCTTTATGGGCGGCCACTAGAAACCCTTTTGGCAACTTGGGGGGTTAGCTTAATTCTCCGTCAATTGGTAAGAAGTGTAAACTGGTCAATGACGATCGGTATAGTGGTATTCTCTTTATTATTTTTTGGCGGAATGTGGTTTTTATCCCGTCAAGGCAATTGGGAACAGATTCGAGCTAAATTCATCGCCATTACTTTACCTTTAGCTAGTGCGATCGCTATTATTACGGGAATATTAATTAACAGTTCTAAAAATCAAGCCTTAACGAAAGCCTGGTTTAGTGCGAGAAACGTTGATGTAACTGCTCCTGCATGGTTAAGAGGTGGAATCCCACTGGGCGCATTTCAATTTCCCATGGCAAGGGTGTTTATTATTGTCCTAACTATTCTTTGTATCGTTGGGGTATATTGGTTTTTGAATGGATCAGATTGGGGTTTAAAAATTAGAGCCGTTACCCAAAACCGCACTATGAGTTCTTGCTTAGGTATTCCTACTGCTACCGTTGACGCTTTAACTTTTGCTTTAGGTTCAGGATTAGCCGGAATTGCAGGAGTCGCTATCAGTTTACTTGGTTCTGTTGGGCCTAATACAGGACAAAATTATATTGTAGATGCTTTTATGGTGGTGGTTGTTGGCGGAGTAGGTAATTTACTTGGTACTATTATTGCGGCATTGTCGATCGGTACTATATCTTATATTGTCGGTTCTGGTAGTATTGGATTAGTGCTTATGTCTCAAAATGTCGGATCTTCATTCATGGAGATTATTAATTTCTTTGCGAATACTAGCATGGCGAAGGTATTAGTATTTATTATGATTATTACTTTTTTACAAATTAAACCTTCTGGTATTTTCCCTCAAAAAGGACGTACGGCTGAGTTATAG